In Candidatus Methylopumilus universalis, one DNA window encodes the following:
- a CDS encoding ammonium transporter, translated as MKKLLSTFALISFLCINFLGMTSVSFADEATSVKASDAVTLVADATPAEKPAEAKDEPPAPTPNKGDTAWMIMATILVTLMVIPGLALFYGGLVRSKNMLSVLMQTFVVFSLMGVLWAIYGYSVAFTGGSPFYGGFSKLFLSGITPDSVGATFSKGVVIPEFIFVAFQLPFAAITPALIIGAFAERMKFSAVLLFLIIWFTFAYLPMAHMVWYWDGPDAITDAKSLETVIGNAGWLWAKGALDFAGGTVVHINAGIAALVAALMVGKRIGYGKEAMPPHSLTLTMVGASLLWVGWFGFNAGSNLEATGLAALAFVNTMLATAAATLSWIAFEWILKSKPSMLGAASGAVAGLVAITPACGFVGPIGALVIGAGVSPICLFFVSKVKKAFGYDDTLDVFGVHGVGGIFGAIMTGVFVSPALGGTGVYDYVANKVGEFDMHTQVMSQLWAVGTAVVVSATVSYVALKLIDMTIGLRVKPDAEREGLDIAEHGEQAYHK; from the coding sequence ATGAAAAAACTATTATCAACTTTCGCATTAATTAGCTTCTTATGCATAAACTTTTTAGGCATGACAAGTGTAAGTTTTGCTGATGAAGCAACTTCAGTAAAAGCGAGTGATGCTGTGACTTTAGTAGCAGACGCAACTCCCGCTGAAAAACCTGCTGAAGCAAAAGATGAACCTCCTGCACCGACGCCTAACAAAGGTGACACTGCATGGATGATCATGGCTACGATTCTGGTGACCTTAATGGTGATTCCAGGTTTAGCACTCTTCTATGGTGGATTAGTCAGATCAAAAAATATGTTATCTGTACTCATGCAAACTTTCGTTGTGTTTTCACTCATGGGTGTTTTATGGGCGATCTATGGATACAGCGTTGCATTTACAGGCGGCAGTCCATTTTATGGTGGCTTCAGTAAGTTATTTTTAAGTGGTATCACACCAGATTCAGTGGGTGCTACTTTTAGCAAAGGTGTAGTGATTCCTGAATTTATCTTTGTAGCTTTCCAATTACCTTTCGCGGCTATTACGCCCGCTTTAATTATTGGTGCATTTGCTGAGCGTATGAAATTTTCAGCGGTACTTTTATTCTTAATCATTTGGTTCACATTTGCATACTTACCGATGGCACACATGGTGTGGTATTGGGACGGTCCAGATGCAATCACTGATGCTAAATCATTAGAAACAGTCATTGGAAATGCAGGCTGGTTATGGGCTAAAGGTGCACTCGATTTTGCTGGTGGCACAGTGGTTCATATTAATGCCGGTATCGCAGCCCTTGTAGCCGCTCTTATGGTGGGTAAAAGAATTGGATATGGCAAGGAAGCTATGCCTCCGCACAGTCTTACATTAACCATGGTGGGTGCATCTTTACTATGGGTGGGTTGGTTTGGTTTCAATGCAGGTTCAAATCTTGAAGCGACAGGATTAGCAGCATTAGCTTTCGTAAATACTATGCTTGCAACGGCTGCTGCAACACTTTCCTGGATCGCATTTGAATGGATCTTAAAATCAAAACCATCTATGTTAGGTGCAGCATCAGGCGCAGTTGCTGGTCTTGTAGCCATTACTCCAGCATGTGGATTTGTGGGCCCAATAGGCGCGCTTGTTATAGGTGCAGGTGTATCTCCAATCTGCTTATTCTTCGTATCTAAAGTTAAAAAGGCTTTTGGTTACGACGATACACTTGATGTTTTTGGTGTGCACGGTGTGGGTGGTATCTTCGGTGCAATTATGACCGGTGTATTCGTAAGCCCAGCATTAGGTGGTACCGGTGTTTATGATTATGTTGCAAATAAAGTAGGTGAGTTTGATATGCATACGCAAGTCATGTCTCAACTATGGGCAGTGGGTACAGCCGTTGTGGTATCAGCAACTGTATCTTATGTTGCTTTAAAACTTATAGATATGACGATTGGTTTACGTGTGAAACCAGATGCTGAGCGTGAAGGCTTAGACATTGCTGAGCACGGTGAACAGGCATATCACAAATAA
- the apaG gene encoding Co2+/Mg2+ efflux protein ApaG, with amino-acid sequence MGSTKLHAIRINVETHFVEEKSSIEHNRYFFNYTVTISNDGLVPAQLVSRHWIITDANEETFEVKGLGVVGEQPLIQPHESYTYTSGTELNTPVGSMHGSYQMVSEDGTAFDAEIPMFILSMPRTLH; translated from the coding sequence ATGGGATCTACAAAATTACATGCGATTCGTATTAATGTTGAAACCCATTTTGTAGAAGAAAAATCTAGTATTGAGCATAACCGGTACTTTTTTAATTACACCGTTACAATAAGCAATGATGGACTAGTTCCAGCGCAACTTGTGAGCCGTCATTGGATTATTACAGATGCCAATGAAGAAACTTTTGAAGTGAAAGGCTTAGGTGTGGTCGGTGAACAGCCTCTTATTCAACCGCATGAATCCTATACTTATACAAGTGGTACTGAACTTAATACACCTGTAGGCTCCATGCATGGCAGTTATCAGATGGTGTCCGAAGATGGCACTGCATTTGATGCAGAAATTCCTATGTTTATTTTATCGATGCCAAGGACGCTCCATTAA
- a CDS encoding accessory factor UbiK family protein, giving the protein MLNNEKLNEISNKIREIVKDSPMPDIEKNIDALLKGMFTKMELVTREEFDVQTEVLKRTRQKLEELEKKLFEIEARKK; this is encoded by the coding sequence ATGCTAAATAATGAAAAATTAAACGAAATATCTAATAAAATCAGAGAGATAGTAAAGGATTCACCCATGCCTGACATCGAAAAGAATATCGATGCACTATTAAAGGGCATGTTCACTAAAATGGAGCTTGTCACCCGTGAAGAGTTTGATGTTCAAACGGAAGTTCTAAAACGTACGCGCCAAAAATTAGAAGAACTAGAAAAGAAACTATTCGAGATTGAAGCACGTAAAAAATAA
- the pqqA gene encoding pyrroloquinoline quinone precursor peptide PqqA, translated as MWTTPAATEMRFGFEVTMYVMNK; from the coding sequence ATGTGGACAACTCCAGCAGCTACAGAAATGCGTTTTGGCTTTGAAGTGACTATGTACGTAATGAACAAGTAA
- a CDS encoding thiazole synthase → MIQKKDSLFIAGKSYQSRLLVGTGKYKNFEETRLAIDASGAEIITVAIRRTNIGQNEGEPSLLDFVPPNRFTYLPNTAGCYSADDAVRTLRLARELLDGHTLVKLEVLGDPKTLYPNVIETLKAAEVLIKEGFDVMVYTSDDPIVAKELENIGCCAIMPLASLIGSGMGILNPWNLQIIIEHAKVPVLVDAGVGTASDAAIAMELGCEGVLMNTAIASANDPIMMASAMKKAIEAGREAYLAGRMAKKLYSASPSSPSQGMIS, encoded by the coding sequence ATGATACAAAAAAAAGATTCACTCTTCATCGCAGGTAAAAGTTACCAATCACGACTATTGGTTGGCACTGGTAAGTATAAAAACTTTGAGGAAACAAGGCTCGCGATTGATGCGAGTGGTGCGGAAATTATTACAGTTGCGATTCGTCGAACTAATATTGGTCAAAATGAAGGTGAACCCTCCCTTCTTGATTTTGTCCCGCCCAATCGTTTTACCTATCTTCCTAATACGGCCGGATGTTATTCAGCCGATGATGCAGTAAGAACGCTTCGTTTGGCGCGTGAATTATTAGATGGCCATACGCTTGTTAAGTTAGAAGTTTTAGGCGACCCTAAAACACTTTATCCCAATGTGATTGAAACTTTAAAAGCTGCAGAAGTCTTGATCAAAGAAGGTTTTGATGTGATGGTATACACATCAGACGATCCGATCGTGGCAAAAGAACTAGAAAATATTGGGTGCTGTGCCATCATGCCTTTGGCTTCTCTCATTGGTTCTGGCATGGGGATTTTAAATCCATGGAATTTACAAATTATTATTGAGCATGCAAAAGTCCCAGTTTTAGTCGATGCAGGTGTCGGTACCGCTTCAGATGCAGCGATTGCTATGGAATTAGGTTGCGAAGGTGTCCTTATGAATACAGCAATTGCAAGTGCGAATGATCCAATCATGATGGCAAGTGCTATGAAAAAAGCTATTGAAGCTGGACGCGAAGCATATCTTGCAGGACGCATGGCTAAGAAATTATATTCAGCATCACCAAGCTCCCCGTCGCAAGGTATGATTTCCTAA
- a CDS encoding murein transglycosylase A yields the protein MRHFIIFLLTLFLVSCAETPYKGEKVSVTKSNCDCPKIKTEKEDLAKIPEYGLLKKSDWSVIESSFQSDNLLPAWTAWLRSCSALKQKDAWKKVCDFADDIKEPSDENIKNYFKNYFNVYTASNMDGSETGIITGYYQPILKGSKVKTSNYKIPLYTTPKDLITVDLSEVYPELKSKRLRGKLVGNKLVPYLSRAEIDGKGSPLAGNEIVWVEDPVEAFFLEIQGSGIIHFDNGEAMQIGYADQNGYPFKAIGSVLIQKKEITMAEASMEGIKNWAKKNIVKLKDFLNVNASYVFFRKLPSDLPGPIGALGVSIEAERSVAIDPKFIPLGAPIFLSTTQPNTNEPLDRLMIAQDTGGAIRGGVRADFYWGTGDDAGRKAGSMKQQGKIWALLPKDYVFPIATQEFAMKRNRIEEASK from the coding sequence ATGAGACATTTCATTATATTCTTACTTACTTTATTTCTTGTCTCATGCGCAGAGACCCCATATAAGGGAGAAAAAGTTTCTGTTACAAAATCTAATTGTGACTGCCCAAAAATTAAAACTGAAAAAGAAGATCTCGCAAAAATTCCTGAGTATGGACTCTTAAAAAAGTCAGATTGGAGTGTGATTGAATCTTCATTTCAAAGTGACAATTTACTTCCTGCCTGGACGGCATGGCTTAGAAGTTGTTCTGCATTAAAACAAAAAGATGCCTGGAAAAAAGTATGTGATTTTGCGGACGACATCAAAGAGCCAAGTGATGAAAACATTAAAAACTATTTTAAAAACTATTTTAATGTCTATACTGCAAGTAATATGGATGGCTCCGAAACCGGTATTATTACTGGTTATTATCAGCCTATCTTAAAAGGTAGTAAGGTTAAAACGTCAAATTACAAAATCCCTCTCTACACAACACCTAAAGATTTAATTACTGTGGATCTGAGTGAGGTATATCCAGAACTTAAATCAAAACGTTTGCGCGGAAAATTAGTGGGAAACAAATTAGTGCCTTATTTATCAAGAGCTGAGATTGATGGAAAAGGCTCTCCTTTAGCTGGCAATGAGATTGTTTGGGTAGAAGACCCTGTGGAGGCATTCTTTTTAGAGATTCAAGGATCAGGTATTATTCATTTTGATAATGGGGAAGCCATGCAAATTGGGTATGCCGACCAAAATGGATATCCATTTAAAGCGATTGGTTCAGTGCTCATTCAGAAAAAAGAAATCACTATGGCTGAAGCTTCAATGGAAGGCATTAAAAATTGGGCGAAAAAAAATATTGTTAAACTTAAAGATTTTTTAAATGTTAATGCAAGCTATGTATTTTTTAGAAAATTACCAAGTGACTTACCAGGACCGATCGGCGCTTTAGGAGTGTCGATCGAAGCCGAGCGAAGTGTTGCGATCGATCCTAAATTTATTCCATTAGGCGCACCTATTTTCTTATCCACAACTCAACCTAATACGAATGAGCCCCTCGATCGCTTGATGATCGCTCAGGACACAGGCGGGGCAATTCGAGGTGGTGTTCGTGCAGATTTCTATTGGGGGACTGGCGATGATGCTGGACGGAAAGCAGGCTCCATGAAACAACAGGGAAAAATTTGGGCATTACTCCCTAAGGATTATGTATTCCCAATTGCGACGCAAGAATTTGCCATGAAACGCAATCGTATTGAGGAAGCTTCCAAATAA
- a CDS encoding TorF family putative porin: MRKSLITTAVLGALAAPSFVFAADAAPASDFTASYNVGLFSQYIFRGLTQTNNKPALQGGFDVNHKSGLYIGGWASNVSWLRDNQGYVTNGGVYSSGGSLEIDIYGGFKTDVKGIGIDLGALQYYYPGAHNQLYDKANTTELYGALSYGWLQAKVSGVVSKDAWGFGKKYNVNSGGDDERGTYYAELNANIPLADTGLTALIHVGRQEFNQAKIDSASPDASYTDWKLGLTKGFDGGLNIGAFYTDTNISTANAAANWTYANKNIGDSTGTVFVQKTF, from the coding sequence ATGCGTAAATCGCTTATTACAACAGCAGTGTTAGGAGCTCTTGCAGCGCCTTCATTTGTTTTTGCAGCTGACGCTGCACCTGCATCTGATTTTACGGCTTCATATAATGTAGGACTTTTTAGTCAATACATTTTCCGTGGATTGACCCAAACAAATAACAAACCTGCGCTTCAAGGTGGTTTTGATGTAAACCATAAAAGCGGTCTTTATATTGGTGGCTGGGCTTCAAACGTGAGCTGGTTAAGGGATAACCAAGGTTATGTTACTAATGGTGGTGTTTACTCATCTGGTGGGTCTCTGGAAATTGATATCTATGGCGGATTTAAAACCGACGTTAAAGGTATAGGTATTGATTTAGGCGCTCTACAATACTATTACCCTGGAGCTCATAATCAACTCTATGATAAAGCGAATACCACAGAATTATATGGGGCATTATCGTATGGTTGGCTCCAAGCAAAAGTCTCCGGTGTGGTTTCGAAAGACGCTTGGGGATTTGGTAAAAAATATAACGTTAATAGCGGTGGTGACGATGAAAGAGGTACTTATTATGCCGAGCTCAACGCCAATATTCCTCTAGCAGATACAGGCCTTACAGCCCTAATCCATGTGGGTCGCCAGGAGTTTAATCAGGCAAAAATAGATAGCGCTTCTCCAGATGCAAGTTATACGGACTGGAAACTTGGGCTTACAAAAGGATTTGACGGTGGCTTAAATATCGGTGCTTTCTATACTGATACTAATATAAGTACAGCTAATGCCGCGGCTAACTGGACTTATGCCAACAAAAATATCGGTGATAGCACAGGTACAGTATTTGTACAAAAAACGTTCTAA
- the glnK gene encoding P-II family nitrogen regulator — translation MKFVTAIIKPFKLDEVREALSSIGVQGITVTEVKGFGRQKGHTELYRGAEYVIDFLPKVKIEAAIPNKLLKRAVEVIQKSALTGKIGDGKIFVMELEEVYRIRTGEAGEDAL, via the coding sequence ATGAAATTTGTAACAGCAATCATCAAGCCTTTTAAGCTAGATGAAGTTCGTGAAGCTCTCTCCTCCATTGGAGTTCAGGGAATCACAGTGACCGAAGTCAAAGGATTTGGTCGTCAAAAAGGCCATACGGAACTTTATCGCGGCGCCGAATATGTCATCGATTTTTTACCTAAAGTAAAAATCGAAGCAGCCATCCCAAATAAATTACTCAAACGTGCAGTTGAAGTGATTCAAAAGTCAGCGCTCACCGGCAAAATTGGTGACGGCAAAATTTTTGTGATGGAACTCGAAGAAGTTTATCGCATACGAACCGGTGAAGCCGGGGAGGACGCTCTTTAA